In the Balaenoptera musculus isolate JJ_BM4_2016_0621 chromosome 20, mBalMus1.pri.v3, whole genome shotgun sequence genome, TGGCCCCAAGTCCTGCTGATGGCTCCCAGGCGGTCCATCCCAGGGGATGACGGGACCAGCATCAGATGTGGTTGGAGCCCGGGTGATGGGAGCAGATCCCATGAGAGTACAGGGTGCAAGAATAGGCAGTCAGCAGACACAGAACATCACTTCGGGTCTGACCTTTGAGATGAGCTGGTCTCATGCCCCTGACACACtaccatttcacagaggaggtaaCAGGGGGAAAAGGACTTGCCCATGGTTAACAAGAACCCAAAGGCAGAGCCAGCATTCAAACCCAAGCCTCTAGACTCCTAATCCAGTGCTCCTCCCCCGACTGTCTCTAACATAACTCAGCCCTCTGCCTGTGTTAGCTGCCAGCCCCAATTCCCAGAGGGGAGGACGGGAGAGCCCTGCAGTCccactgctgctttttttttttttttttttttaacgggaATTTCAgttcccggactagggattgaacccggccacggtagtgaaagcccagaatcctaatcactaggccaccagggaacttcccagccccactgcttctagcctgccttccctcctgctgCCAAGCTGCAAGTGTCCTCCTCCAGGGCCCTCGCCCACACCCCTGCCGCCTCTCTCCCatgcccacctctccagccatGCAGGGCCCAGGCCCTCACCTGGCTCTCCTTGAGGCTCATGTAGCCCTGTTCCTTGTTCCCGGAGAAGGGTTGGCAGCAGCGCCAAACGTTCTCGCCTGGCCTCACCCGCTGCACAAAATTGGCTGGGAAGAAGCCAACCCGGTCGCCGATCTTGCCCTGGGGATGAGGCTGGCAATAAGCACTCGTGCCACCACCTCGACCCCCACTGCTTTCTCTAGACCTAATGCCCACTCAGAGCCAATGCTGTCATCCTCCGGATTTGGGTTGTCTGTATTTGAGCCCCTAGTCGGGTGGTTTCTGGGCTGGAAAGGGCACAAGGTGGGCAGAGGGgcaaggctggggcagggaggggcaaagtgagagtaagACCTGAGGGTGGGCCTAGGCCTGGCTAGGGCCGGTGGCAGAAGGAGAGCAGGTCTCTGGGGCAGTGCTCTCTGAGGGTGCGGGTTAGTGACGTACctaccgccccccaccccccgctccccACCCGGCCAAGTCACCTTCCACCAGTCCTCGTTAGAGTCATCCACCAGCATGATCCGGTCTCCAGGTCTGGGATGAGAGAGCGGGGGTAGCACatggggcaggaggggccctcccacTCTGCATCCCAACGGTCCTAGGCCCCCAGATCCCCTGCATGCCCCCCTCAGCTGGGGGAGAGTTCTCGATGCCCTCGGAGGATGCTGCGTGACTACAGGTATGGCAGACACTCTCCAGGACAGAGGCCGGGCAGGGGGCAGGAAACGTGACATTAGCACCAATCCCTCTTGGACTCTGGCACCTCCATCTCCTCTTTGGGCTCAGTAGCCTCAAGTGTGCCAGGAGAAGGTTCCTGAAGGTCTCCCTCACACTCATGTTCCAAGGTCTGGGAGCAAAGAGCCCTGAGGTTGGGGCCAGGCAGGTGCCCGGGGCGGGGACTGGGACGATGGAGGACTTACTGCAAAGCCAGGTCGTTGTTTTCCTGGGGCAGAAACTTGTAGAGCGCGACGTAGGAGTACATGGGCCCCACATCCTTCCGTAGAAGGGGCCTGGGGGCCTGTGGAAAAGCTCTGGGTCATTGATGGGAGGGGGACACCTTTCTTTTTCCACCCACTCTCCCCTTGCCCTGACCTTGCCTACCCTGGGGGCTAGGAGATGGGGCACAGTGCTCCTGGGTCAATGACAGGGGAGGTGAAGACTATCCTATCTGCTGTGCTTACACACCCCTGAAGGGACTGGGCcagggatggagaagagggatTCTCTTCTGCCTGCTGCGCCCTAGAACTGCCCACCCTTGGGGGAATAGGAGTGGGCGCAGTAGGCATTGGGTCAGTGGTGGGAGTGGTAACACCCCTGCCTCCCGGGCCTGCTCACCCTGGCATTGCCCATCCCGGTAGACTGAGGATAAATGATGGAGCGGGGATACTCCCACTCAGCACGCTGTCACCCACCTAGGGATCAGTGACAAGGAGAAGGACATCCCCTTCCCACCTGGCCTGCCGGGGGCTCACTGCCAGCCCAGCCTCACCTGCTGTCCAGGGCTCTTCTCCTCTGGTCCTGACCCTTCGCTCTCGGCCGGGGCTGTGAATACTGGAGATGCCAGGGTGGGGCAAGGGTGTGAGGCAGCAGGCAGTGGCCCGCGCTGTGCTCCATTCCTGCCCCTCGTCCCCAATCCCACTCACCGCTGTCGCCAGGGCCCTCCTCTGAGCTGCGGATGCTGCCTTCCCCATCCTCAATCAGCTCATCCCGCTCGCTctaaggacacagagaggggagggCTCAACCCCTGGAccccccaccctctgagacctCTGCCCCCGAGGCTCCCCTTTGGTGCTCCCCATACCAAGCTCCGTGTGGGGGACTCAGAGTTGCTGCTGAAGCTGGAGCGGTTCATCAGGGCCAAGGAGGTTCCATAGCGCAGGGTCTCATAGACGGGGTCCACCTTCCCGCTGGCCCCTACTGAGGAGTCACCATCAAGGCCGGGCACCCTGCTGCCAGGCTCGCTCTGCCCCGAAATCCTGCATCTCAGCCCCGGCTGCCCTGCTGGCTGTCCTGCTCAGCCAGCCCTAAACTGAAATCTgcactcccctccccttcccctcccaggtCTCCCTTACAGCAGTGAGAGCTCCGTGTCCTCCCACGGTGCCCAGGCACAAACCTGGAGCATCCTGGACCCCTTGCCCACCTCACTGCCTGTGTTCACTCCATCACCTCGTCCTACCTCCCAAACATTTCTAGAATCTGCTCACTTCTCTCCATCGCCACTGCTACCAGCCTGGTCCCAGCTACCAAACTCTTTCCTGGCAACCATCATGGCCTcccaactggtctccctgctttcaGTCCAGCCCCTCCAACCCACACAGTAGCCAGAATGCTCttgtaaaaacacaaaaattgaCCTTATAATAAAGTCCAAAGACCTGTCGTTACCaagggggaggcggggtgggggagggatggattgggagtttgggattagcaggtgcaaactgtttatacacagaatggataaacaccaaggtcctactgtagagcacagggaactatattcaatatcctgtgataaaccataatggaaaagaatatgaaaaataatatatatatataaaactgaatcactttcctgtacagcagaaattaacacaacattgtaaatcaactatacttcaattaaaaaaaaaaaaaaagaataaagtccaaaGAACACTCGTAAAATGGACCCCGAGGCCCTGCACCCAGGGTCCCATCTCACCCTTTTACTCTGACTTCCTCAGTCCCAGCCTCATTATCCTTTCTTTAACTCTCTGCCCCTTCCTACCTCTGGCCTGCCTTCTGTCCACATTGGTCTTCCCCAGATCCTCAGACTAATTCCCTATCCTTCAAGTCTCCTGGATGCCTTCTTTGCCTCTGTGGATGAGGTCGGTGCCGACTTTATCCTCTCTTTATTCCCTATCCTTCTGTTTCAGGCATTCACCAAATGATGGTTAATTGATGATTTGTGTGATTATTTATTTCATGTCTAGCTCCCTTACTAGACCATGAGCTCCACCTTCTTCAGGGCTGTGTTCCcatgtctagcacagtgcctggcacttagtaggtgttcaataaagtGTTTGTTgaaggatggatgaatgaatgaatgaactctacATTCAGGACAGGAGCATCCAAAGAAGGGAAgtgtggaaaaaaaccaaaacaaacaaacaaaaagaagaagaagaagtctaaaaaaataaaaaagaaggaagtggtAGTAGTGCCAAGAACGGGCAGTGCCAGGGTGACTCAGGTGCTCATCTGAGGAGTGCGTGGGTCTCTCATCACACCACCGTGGGATCAAGGGCAACAGTGGACACTCACCAGTGGGTGGGGACTCCTTGCTCATGGCACAGGCTGGTGGCGGCTCATGCACCAGGAGTGGGGAGCTGAAGTTGCGGCGGAAGGAGGAGGActgtggcggggggtgggggtggggcagagagagggcacAGGGAGGTCACAGCCCCTTGAGAGTTTGGCCTTCCCCAAGCCCAAGCACCACCCCACATGAGGAACCAGCCCTGCGGGGCACTCATTCCCCCACATGCCAGGCCTGGGAGCATCAGCCAGCCGTCTCCGTGTGGTGCCCACTCACCGTCTTGCCTGGGCATTGCTGGTGGGAGATCTCCTCGGAGCACCAGAGGTGGACGCTGACTTTGCATGTCTTACACCGCAAACCCTGCTTGGAGTTTCCTGGGAAGAATGTGGGTTTGGCAAGAGGGGGTGGTCAAGAGAGGTTACATCCAAGGGCAAGGAGCAAAGGAGGCAGGTTAGGGCATGAGGAAGCAAGGGACTGGGCATCGTCATGCCAGCCTGGGGCTTACCTCCGACCTCCACACAGTAGGGTGGAACCTGAGCTGTTAGTAAACACAGCAACACtgggcccccacccaccccaaggGTGCTTATGTCCTCCCAGAGGGAGGGGCACCGTTAGGATTAGCAGGAGCCCAACATCAGGCAGTCAGGTCCATGGGccccctcccacacccaccccgACCCCTTCTGTTGCCACCCAGGCACCTACCCACAATGAACTGGTGGCACAGCTCACAGGGGCTGGCTCGCTTGAAGACATGTTCCTGGAAGCTGTGCAGCCTCACTGGTTTGAGTGGTGCCAGGGGGCGTGGGGTCGGGcagggggacagggctggggtgggTAGGCCCCTGTCTGCAGAtgctggtggtggggagggaggcggcAGCGGGGTCGGGGGCGTCAGCAGCACCTCGGTGGGGCATTTGAGCTCAGACCCCGAGCGAAAGAAGAAGTTCTCCATGCTCTTACTTCGGAGGATGTTCTTGAGGGAAAGTGAGCGCTTGAACCTCTGGAGCTGAGAGAGGAAAAGGGGCTGTGAGCCTGGAGGGGACTGGCTCCCCGGGATCTCTCCTTGGCCAGCGGCAGCCTGAAGGCTGAGAGCCAGAGGTGAGATGAAGTACTGAGAAAGAGGCTGCCAAGTTCCAGAAGGCAGGTCACCATCCCAGGTGCCCACAAGAGCCAGGCAGGGAACCTCCTCGAGCAGAGGAGTTCTGGCTGGACAGGCACCTGATTAGGAGTGGCTGAGCTAGTCTGTAGGGGCAGCCCAGCGTTGCCAGGTTTctcaattttcaaaaagaaatctagactttgttttttttaaatatttatttatttatttggttgcatcgggtcttagttgtggca is a window encoding:
- the STAC2 gene encoding LOW QUALITY PROTEIN: SH3 and cysteine-rich domain-containing protein 2 (The sequence of the model RefSeq protein was modified relative to this genomic sequence to represent the inferred CDS: inserted 1 base in 1 codon) codes for the protein MTEMSEKENEPDDAATHXPPGTVSALQETKLQRFKRSLSLKNILRSKSMENFFFRSGSELKCPTEVLLTPPTPLPPPSPPPASADRGLPTPALSPCPTPRPLAPLKPVRLHSFQEHVFKRASPCELCHQFIVGNSKQGLRCKTCKVSVHLWCSEEISHQQCPGKTSSSFRRNFSSPLLVHEPPPACAMSKESPPTGASGKVDPVYETLRYGTSLALMNRSSFSSNSESPTRSLSERDELIEDGEGSIRSSEEGPGDSVFTAPAESEGSGPEEKSPGQQAPRPLLRKDVGPMYSYVALYKFLPQENNDLALQPGDRIMLVDDSNEDWWKGKIGDRVGFFPANFVQRVRPGENVWRCCQPFSGNKEQGYMSLKESQICVGVGRSKDADGFIRVSSGKKRGLVPANVLTEI